Within Vicia villosa cultivar HV-30 ecotype Madison, WI linkage group LG1, Vvil1.0, whole genome shotgun sequence, the genomic segment ACTCTTAGCGGCAAGATTAAAGAAAGTCTTAGATAGTATTGTGTCAAAGAGCCAGAGTGTTTTCGTCCCGAGTAGACAATTGATGGATGGGGTTCTCGTTGTCAATGAGGTTGTAGATTATGCAGCAAAGACGAAGAAAGgaatttttctttttaaagttAATTTTGAAAATGCATACAATACGGTAACTTGGAACAATCTTAGAAACATGTTGAAAAGGACGAGATTTGGAGACTTATGGCTCAATTGGATGGAAGCGATGGTTTTTACTACTTGGACGTCGGTTTTGGTTAACGAAAGTCCCACCTTTGATTTTGAGGTGGAAAAGGGTCTTAGACAAGGGGACCTGCTTTCCCCATTTTTGTTTGCATTAGTGGCATATGGCTTATCAGGGTTAGTCAGGAAGGCTTCAGAGATTGGGGAGTTCTCGAGATTTAAGGTGGAAGAGAGTTGCATTGCGGATATACTTCAATACGTGGATGATACACTATTGATAGGGGAAGGAAATTGGAGACACGTATGGTCTCTTAAAGCTATTTTAAGAGGTTTTGAGATGGCGTCAGGGCTGCGTGTCAATTTTCACAAGAGTAGGTTAATCAGGATTAATATTAGTATTCACATGTTTATGGCTGCATCTAATTTCCTATCGTGTAGGATAGAAGAAAAGGCCTTTTCTTTTATCGGGATTCCCATAGGCTCTAATCCTAGAAGAATTTCAACTGGAAACCGTTATTGTCCAAGTTAAGGAATCGACTCGAGAATTGGAAAGGGAGGCTTTTGAGCTTTGGAGGAAGAATAACTTTATTGAAATTGATATTATCTAGCATATCCATTTTTCAGTTGTCATTTTACATGGCACCTGTAAGAGTTTGCAACGAAATCGTGAGAATTCAATATAATTTTCTTTGGGGCGACGCGGACGATAAGAGGAAAATTCATTGGATTGGTTGGAAGAATCTATATTTGCCTTAGGATAAAGGCGGCCTAGGTTTCAAGAATATCTGAGATTTTAACACGTCCCTTTTGTTCAAATGGAATTGGAGGATTAGGGAGGAGAGCGACTTGTTATGGTAGAAAGTCCCAAATGAAATGAGTTTTTCCACTAAAAAGCTCATGTAACTAATGCATGCTAACATGAGCTAAAAACTTGATTTGAACTTCAAATTTTCTTTCCCTGAACACAATATTTATAGCTCATATTTGTTTCAAAATCTGAAGAAAAAATTTACTTAGTTTTTcttgaataatatttttttcttgaATAATCAATCACCTTGTACTACAAGCTCTCTCATCATCCTCACTCAATAATATATTGAACTCTTTCCATGTAAAAGAAAGCTGACCGAAAGTGTAAATAGTCTTTACGCCATCATAAGCTAGGAGTCTATTTCCCAACTCAGTGTTTCGTTGGAGCTTCACTAACTTCAAGAGTCTTTGCGCCATCATAAGCTAGGGTAATAATGTCACACAAAGAATGTGAAATTGTTTTTGTAAACCAATCATatcaaataaaaagatttgaGACACATATATTACAACTATGCAATACAACAAGACCATATATTGGTTTCCAAACTGAGAAAACTGAAATCTAAGACAAAGCAACAAAAAATCCTTAAATAGAGAGTAATAGAGGACTTATAATCCCGAAAAAAGAACACTTtctactaaaaaacaaaaaacaacaccCTCCATTCAAAATACCAACCATGTGAGACCTTATAAAGATGATATCTTCACTTTTTGGTTTACACTACACTACTGTAACATTTTACGATCAtcaacattttcttcaaacttgCCACTTTAAAGAGAGCATCAAAATATTTTATGTATCCTATGTTGGATTTCTAAAATTTACTTTAttaatccatactcaattcaagaTGAAATAGAAAGCAGAAGCGTATCTTCAGGATCCATAAAATATTAATGATAAGATAATGACTTTCTAATTGAAGATTTCTTACTTTCTTATTTTCTCTTCTAATGAGATAAAGAGGCAGTTGCAAGAAGGAGATTGAAGACTTTAAATGTGACTTGAGGAAGAAATTTGAAATGTATGACTTGAGTAACATCTCATATTTCCTTGGTACTGAATTCTATAAGAATAGTAGAGGTTTGATGTTGCACCAAATAAGATATGCAAGTGAGATACTCAAAAGATTTGAGATGGAGATTTCAATGCAGCTTCGACACCAGTTGAACCAAGACTGCAATTGATGTGCCAAAGGTATCTCATCTTGCAGCTACCAAGAGGATACTAAGATACCTCAAAGGAACACTAGATTATGGCATTTTGTTTCCTACAACATATGAAGGGAAGGAATACAAACTAGTGGGATACATTGACTCAAGTTGGTGTGGTAATGTTGAGCATAGAAAATCCACAactggttatgtgtttatgctaggaaGTGCACCATATGCTTGGAGCTCAAGAAAATAATCTTCGTAGCTATGTCATCATTTGAGGCTGAGTATATAGTTGTCTCTCTTTGTGCATGtaaagcaacatggatggtgaatctgatcgaggagattACAGGTAAGATCAAGGAGCAATGATCATGAAGATTGATAACATGTCTGCTATCAATTTGGCCAAGAACTCGATAGCACATGGAAGAAGCAAACACATTGAGATGATTCCATTATCTTAGAGAGCAAGTAACAAATAAGAAGTTGAACTTAGAACACTGCAAAATCGAGAATCATATAGAAGACATCATGACAAAGACTATGCAGGTGGAGTTGTTTAAGAGATTGATaactatgatgaatgtagatagctcAGACACagtgaattaggtggtgtgttaaataTTCAATTCTTTGTGTTAAGCATGTTTGTAAATGCAGGATTCGAAAAAGTCGAAGTCGAATATATTCGATAGAGTCAAATATAGTTTGTAGTAGTCAAGTCTGTATGTATTGGATATAGTCGAATACAACTTGTAGTAGTAGTTAAAGTTGTGTGCAAGTAATCTCAACATAAATAGGAAGACACCATGTGTTTGTAATATACACATACTTAGAGAGAGAAACTCAATATTGATAAATTGACCAATAATCATTCTCCTTACACTTCAACAACTCATACTCTTTTAATTATATCTTCTCTCTTATTACTTCAAACTCTCttatttcttttcaaatcattGTGCGAGGGAATATGTTAGGATATATGGTTGAGCCTTAGTCTAATAATAGTGAATTGGTTAATACTTCTAATGGACCAATATGTTTGAGGAAACATAGAAGTTATATAGTGTCAGGGTTAATTAAAAAAGACTCATTCATGAATTTTGTTGAGAATGGGAAGATTAGAAGAATCAGTTAAATCCTTTAAATTGGAGTTTCGTCAATTGATGAGGACAAAGATGGTGAAGATTATGGAGCATATTCCCGCAAAGAATCTTAGCTCTAATTGGAGTGTGATCCCGATAACAAATGTTATGAAAGAGAACTCTGGAACAAAGTTTCAAATAGATACGAAGTCTGAAAAGGGAGATGCAACAAAGAAGAAGGAAACCAAAGTGGTGAGCAAAGATGTGATCCTTATGACTGAGAATCCATAAAAGGTATTGAAGTCACAACTGTGTTGGTTTTAGAGCCACTGATATCACCTTCATCTCAGAGGCTCACTTCCCATTCCAAATAACCCGATCCATGGAAATCATGGATGGAGTCTCTACATATGACGTAAGCCAATAAGAAACACCAAAATCAGATACCAGTGGCTCTCATATTATTGTCGAAACCACCAGACACCGAAGAAGAATGGAGAGATGGAAAAGATGAGGTGTCACATGTTCATGTGGCTGTCGCCTCCAGATCCACCGTATGTAGCTTACAATATCAATTTAGCTTGCAACATCGTTGCTGAAGGTGGGAAGGATCTAGAAAAGTTGAGGGAAAAAACGGTAGTTTCAAAGGTAAGGATAAAAATGGTAATTTCAAATCTGGAGATTATTCTAGAAAAATTAGGGGCAAAATGGACAATTGAGGAGGTTGGATCTCTTTAAGCCTAATAAGTCAAGATTAAGTTA encodes:
- the LOC131627320 gene encoding uncharacterized protein LOC131627320, translating into MSELYDFRPICLVGCMYKALSKLLAARLKKVLDSIVSKSQSVFVPSRQLMDGVLVVNEVVDYAAKTKKGIFLFKVNFENAYNTVTWNNLRNMLKRTRFGDLWLNWMEAMVFTTWTSVLVNESPTFDFEVEKGLRQGDLLSPFLFALVAYGLSGLVRKASEIGEFSRFKVEESCIADILQYVDDTLLIGEGNWRHVWSLKAILRGFEMASGLRVNFHKSRLIRINISIHMFMAASNFLSCRIEEKAFSFIGIPIGSNPRRISTGNRYCPS